The Arthrobacter zhaoxinii sequence GCCAGAACCGATTCATCGAGGCCCAGCTCGGACCGCCGCCGCGCCGCCATGTTGCGGATCCGCTCCGCCGTAAAAGACAACAGTGTCGCCAGATGTTCCGGGGTGGTGGCGAACAGGGTGCCGCGCATGGGCCAGCCGCGCACCAGTTCGCCCCGGTCAAAGGCGTCCCGGACATCCTGGACGGTGGTTCCCGGGCGGGAGCGGACGGCAATGGCACGCAGAACGGCCGGCAGGTCCTGCCCCTGCAGCGCCACCGCGCGGCGCACGACGTCGGCCGGGGAAAGGTCCGAACCGTCCAGCAGTTGCGATTGCCGCCGCATCCGCCGCGCATCCTGTCCTGAAAGTTTCCTGGCCACGAGGCAAAGCTATGCGCCCCGGCAGTGCCGGGCAAGGTTCCGGGAATTAACGCCGGAGCGGCCGGCGCCTGGTCTTACTGCTCGGATTCCCTTGCCCGGTAAAGCTGCATCTGCCGGTAGCGGCGGCCCAGGGATTCCCGGCGGGGTTTGGCCGGGGCGTCCTCCGGCTCCGCCGTGAGGTCAATGTGCTTCCTGCCAAAGCGCCAGAGCAGCAGGTCATCCAGCAGCCGGTCCGGGCCGGGGGAGTACCGGTGGTCCAGGGCGGCCCGGACCTTGGTGATGGCGTCCGCCTGCAGCAGATCGGCCAGGTCCATGGTGGTCTTCATCCCGTGCGCAGCCAGCATTTCCGCGGCCCAGCCCCAATCATCTCCGGACTTCCGGTTAACGTGCGGCAACAGGGTCATCCACACATCCCGGATCCGGTTCGGGGTCAGCGGTGCGCTGCCCTGGCCCTCCTCGTCCCAGTACCCGGTGACGGTTTCATAGCGTTCGTGCAGCTCGGCGAAGGCGGTCTCCACCGTCTCCAGCATGGCGGCCGTGGCCGTGAACTGGCGGTCGAAATAGGGGTTCCAGGCCCGCGGATCACCGGCCTTGAAGCGGATGTCGTGCTCGATTTCAGACCAGGCGTGGGCCAGCACGGTGCGGATCTGCACCTCGAACAGGTAACTGCCGTTGGGACGCTGATCCGGTTCCAGCAGCTTATGGAACTGCCGCACGGTCTCATTCTGGATGGTCCGCAGGATCAGGTGCCGGCTGGAGTAGCCGTAGGTACCGGATTCGATGGAGCCGATA is a genomic window containing:
- a CDS encoding GTP pyrophosphokinase, producing the protein MSAWDTLDERLRPTVQASTDEYARVRPGLEAVTAEMEANLRAVFADSPVKPLFVASRTKTVESFRDKASRMLPPEHPGELPTLLFPDPLRNLIDLVGLRIIMTLPHEVDQAANLIKRQRAEFDCRGDREKDIGSIESGTYGYSSRHLILRTIQNETVRQFHKLLEPDQRPNGSYLFEVQIRTVLAHAWSEIEHDIRFKAGDPRAWNPYFDRQFTATAAMLETVETAFAELHERYETVTGYWDEEGQGSAPLTPNRIRDVWMTLLPHVNRKSGDDWGWAAEMLAAHGMKTTMDLADLLQADAITKVRAALDHRYSPGPDRLLDDLLLWRFGRKHIDLTAEPEDAPAKPRRESLGRRYRQMQLYRARESEQ